A portion of the Podospora pseudoanserina strain CBS 124.78 chromosome 2, whole genome shotgun sequence genome contains these proteins:
- a CDS encoding hypothetical protein (EggNog:ENOG503NX82; COG:S): protein MTPPTPLLTSSLRSRGLLSLPSFTKTLQRPLSTITNQLPPPPPKQWIPDLRARLGKCIIFGCTHSQITRASSVLKALSTEWKSLVAGSEGFLTGGRRGLDGRQIAWGEMDSFQHVNNVNYYRYAESARVNWITNFAVHVDPKHRHQWAELMTPKSTGLIMKSLKCDFKFPMVYPDKISVYHKLRCRPEGDPAPSNFMLDCIVLSHQHRRVAARLEEDIVVYDYKAAKKTSMPGFMMELFQQTWEMQQAEEVRARTRIWELIGEVEGLEKETWDREDAVEDLGSAGKSSA from the exons aTGACCCCCCCAAcgcccctcctcaccagctccCTCCGATCAAGGGGCTTActctcccttccctccttcaccaaaaCCCTACAAAGacccctctccaccatcaccaaccaactcccccctccaccaccaaaacaatgGATCCCCGACCTCCGCGCCCGCCTAGGCAAATGCATCATCTTCGGCTGCACCCACTCCCAAATCACCCGCGCGTCCTCCGTTCTCAAAGCCCTATCAACCGAATGGAAGTCTCTTGTCGCCGGCAGTGAAGGGTTCCTCAccgggggaaggagagggctaGACGGGAGGCAGATTGCTTGGGGGGAGATGGATAGTTTT CAACACGTCAACAATGTGAATTACTATCGGTATGCCGAGTCGGCAAGAGTAAACTGGATCACCAACTTTGCCGTTCATGTTGATCCGAAGCATAGGCACCAGTGGGCGGAGCTGATGACGCCCAAGTCGACAGGGTTGATTATGAAGAGTTTGAAGTGTGATTTCAAGTTT CCAATGGTTTATCCTGATAAGATCTCCGTCTATCACAAGCTCCGCTGCAGGCCTGAGGGGGACCCGGCGCCGAGTAATTTCATGCTGGATTGTATCGTCTTGTCTCATCAGCATAGAAGGGTGGCGGCAcgcttggaggaggatatcgtTGTTTATGACTACAAGGCTGCGAAAAAGACGAGCATGCCTGGGTTTATGATGGAGTTGTTCCAGCAGACGTGGGAGATGCAgcaggctgaggaggtgagggcgaggacgaggatttGGGAGttgattggggaggtggaggggttggagaaggagacgtGGGATAGGGAGGATGCGGTAGAGGATTTGGGGAGTGCTGGTAAGAGTAGTGCTTGA
- a CDS encoding hypothetical protein (COG:U; EggNog:ENOG503NU61), with product MRMPRAANSGKRQQGASNQRDTRHENGLVGPGKRVVKQKSQNQLDGISKPTVDAASVPPLPLQVNNNNTTTATTAAPPHPDDMAPEHRTTEMLHRGSLDAYSESSSADSLPAAVSLPIPDEGHRQINVNDAKNTNVHRDPGLMELAITVLRACPLQDTIAILIILMQASPAVLATIYTLFTLLTFVPPVTTSSGLSIAEIFDGSQGTPSLTTLVGMDVVMLGIWLFLWAPMQQFILDLAQVVIALTLGGGGTSRQGTTSNILFCVAMVGMSQWTRHARWSGLSRLSSVLGSHRFLMADSDSNMRAFEKKGPDGWLRNILGIHILTQGLVRYIREWYLRRERRDLQLQSLADPEAGKSVSFTAEGSSDAALMAADSDAHLQTSAGNISTKKRRKQSALVRIRQPLWAALASTKIVMVKEYELSHAASESTSSNATDIHNLGNAPFNKQPEKIWICYVGCDEVCFNTSHFPDPLSEDEASEDESHPGIDMGKPFYVRVNKAIWQPTRMMPIEIGEEEKQQGTCWTGDIYGLTPLSNYECEFVSTRTGEVIFSTSVRTIQAKSKDLEVASKTTSNQRSHARHDSPATTLRASIAAAEAKLADEKARLKSVKKDNNRKLNTLRKEIEKLSSAVQSAGGDDEKLRQKVAQNKVQEKRAEESINELDAELKDLEALPEELLNEYRAKQSAWTSEKAQFDKARSSFKSWKASIDKELKLLEEERASLQAKRNKIATRIAKVDDEHARITDANARGLNEAERRRQERAALEADMARTEQHLRDRIQTLRAGNITKQAQIHDLNTQLEVYMASFQDDLAYDTGAVPGHFQPSAQWGPPPAPVPYNAHAHAHAQPQPMWPPTSMAGPAPSLLPPPHLSAYPNPIGPVANPPHAKTRGRSSSMLSDVSGFTQSTEELDREFNSNVGVIGHPHVHANHHSYGTSGSTGLRGPPGFHISRQRSDGPGVGSGSGSGSGSGFGSGSSSVRSGMSGGSVKEAPSPA from the coding sequence ATGCGTATGCCTCGCGCCGCCAATTCAGGAAAACGACAGCAGGGAGCAAGCAACCAGCGTGATACCAGGCATGAGAATGGCCTGGTAGGTCCGGGGAAGCGTGTGGTCAAGCAGAAGAGCCAGAACCAGCTCGATGGCATCTCCAAGCCAACCGTTGACGCTGCCTCCGTGCCGCCTCTGCCACTGcaagtcaacaacaacaacaccaccaccgccaccaccgctgccccGCCCCATCCCGACGACATGGCTCCCGAACACCGGACAACCGAGATGCTCCACAGGGGCTCACTAGATGCCTACTCTGAATCTTCGTCTGCCGACTCGCTCCCTGCTGCCGTCAGCTTGCCCATCCCCGACGAGGGTCACCGTCAGATCAATGTGAACGATGCCAAGAATACAAACGTCCACCGCGACCCCGGCTTGATGGAGCTCGCCATCACGGTCCTTCGCGCATGCCCTCTTCAGGACACCATTGCTATCCTCATCATTCTTATGCAGGCTTCACCCGCTGTCTTGGCAACCATCTATACTTTGTTTACGCTTCTTACTTTTGTGCCACCCGTAACCACCAGTTCCGGTCTCAGCATCGCCGAGATTTTCGACGGCAGTCAAGGAACGCCTTCTCTGACGACCCTGGTTGGAATGGATGTGGTCATGTTGGGCATCTGGCTCTTCTTGTGGGCACCCATGCAGCAGTTCATCTTGGATCTCGCTCAAGTTGTGAtcgccttgaccttgggcggcggtggcacTTCGAGGCAAGGCACCACGAGCAATATTCTCTTTTGCGTGGCCATGGTAGGAATGTCTCAGTGGACACGGCACGCCCGGTGGAGTGGTTTGTCGCGACTGAGCTCGGTGTTGGGTTCCCATCGCTTCCTGATGGCTGATTCAGATTCAAATATGCGTGCAttcgagaagaagggccCTGATGGGTGGCTTCGAAATATTTTGGGTATTCACATTCTGACTCAGGGTCTGGTGCGATACATCCGGGAATGGTACCTGCGGAGGGAACGTCGTGATTTGCAGCTCCAGAGCCTAGCAGACCCCGAAGCCGGAAAGTCCGTTTCTTTTACGGCCGAGGGTTCCTCAGATGCTGCCCTCATGGCCGCCGACAGCGATGCTCACTTACAAACCAGCGCAGGAAATATTTCGACCAAGAAACGCAGGAAGCAAAGTGCTCTCGTCCGGATCAGGCAGCCTCTCTGGGCGGCTCTAGCTAGTACCAAGATTGTTATGGTGAAGGAGTATGAGCTTTCCCACGCCGCCTCGGAATCAACCAGTTCGAACGCCACCGATATCCACAACCTGGGCAATGCCCCCTTCAACAAGCAGCCTGAGAAGATCTGGATCTGCTATGTGGGTTGCGACGAGGTCTGCTTCAACACCAGTCATTTCCCTGATCCATTGAGCGAAGACGAGGCATCCGAGGACGAGAGCCATCCAGGCATCGATATGGGTAAACCGTTCTATGTCAGGGTCAACAAAGCTATTTGGCAACCAACCCGAATGATGCCAATCGAAAtcggcgaggaggaaaagcAACAAGGGACGTGCTGGACAGGCGATATCTACGGACTTACGCCGCTCTCCAACTACGAGTGCGAATTCGTCAGCACTCGTACTGGTGAGGTCATTTTCTCAACCAGTGTCAGAACCATTCAGGCCAAGAGCAAGGATCTCGAAGTAGCATCCAAAACCACCAGCAATCAACGATCGCATGCCCGCCACGACTCGCCCGCCACAACTCTTAGGGCATCCATTGCTGCAGCTGAAGCGAAATTGGCCGATGAAAAGGCCCGTCTCAAGTCTGTAAAAAAGGACAACAACCGAAAGCTGAATACCCTGCGAAAAGAGATCGAGAAACTGTCCTCAGCTGTACAGTCGGCTGGTGGAGATGACGAGAAACTAAGACAGAAGGTGGCGCAAAACAAGGTCCAGGAGAAGCGAGCCGAAGAGTCCATCAATGAGCTTGACGCGGAGCTCAAGGATTTGGAGGCATTGCCCGAGGAGCTGCTGAATGAGTATCGGGCCAAGCAAAGTGCCTGGACATCAGAGAAGGCCCAGTTTGACAAGGCCCGCTCCTCCTTCAAGAGCTGGAAGGCGTCCATTGACAAGGagttgaagttgttggaagaggaAAGGGCTAGCTTACAGGCCAAGCGCAACAAGATCGCGACACGTATCGCCAAGGTCGATGATGAACATGCTCGCATCACGGATGCCAATGCTCGGGGGCTGAACGAGGCAGAGCGTCGCCGGCAGGAGCGCGCTGCCCTCGAGGCTGATATGGCCCGCACGGAGCAGCATCTCAGGGATCGCATCCAGACGCTTCGTGCTGGTAATATCACCAAGCAGGCGCAAATCCACGACCTGAACACCCAGTTGGAAGTTTACATGGCAAGCTTTCAAGACGACCTGGCTTACGACACAGGAGCGGTGCCGGGTCATTTCCAACCCTCTGCACAGTGGGGTCCGCCGCCAGCTCCTGTTCCCTACAACGCTCATGCCCATGCGCATGCTCAGCCTCAGCCTATGTGGCCGCCGACCTCCATGGCCGGCcctgctccttctcttcttccgccTCCGCACCTGTCTGCGTATCCCAATCCGATCGGACCGGTAGCCAATCCACCTCACGCCAAGACCAGAGGTCGCTCGTCGTCTATGTTGAGCGATGTTTCAGGCTTCACTCAGTCGACGGAGGAGCTTGACCGTGAGTTCAACAGCAATGTAGGAGTTATCGGGCACCCCCACGTCCACGCCAACCATCATTCCTACGGGACATCAGGATCAACGGGTTTGCGAGGCCCACCTGGCTTCCACATTTCGCGGCAGCGAAGTGACGGCCCCGGTGTTGGATCAGGCTCGGGGTCTGGGTCTGGATCCGGCTTCGGCTCCGGCAGCAGTAGCGTGCGGTCGGGGATGAGTGGTGGAAGCGTCAAGGAAGCCCCCAGCCCTGCGTAA
- a CDS encoding hypothetical protein (COG:S; EggNog:ENOG503P826): MKYTAALLALAAAVSAQDISIFPECSLDCIISGIGSGTSCELTDFACVCENTQSLITSATPCVLEACGADVALNEVLPAVDEFCAGVGGGDDDAPAEDDEPSVTATPAPEPTDSPAEDDDDEDDEDVEPTPTGSFVSNITPAPTSNTTIPPPVEETTTPPPVTAGAAAVGYIGSLGMLALGAIAAL; the protein is encoded by the exons ATGAAGTACACCgctgccctcctcgccctcgcggCCGCCGTCTCCGCCCAGgacatctccatcttccccgAGTGCTCCCTCGACTGCATCATCAGCGGCATCGGCTCCGGCACCTCCTGCGAGCTGACCGACTTCGCCTGCGTCTGCGAGAACACCCAGTCCCTCATCACCTCGGCCACCCCTTGCGTTCTCGAAGCCTGCGGTGCCGATGTTGCTCTCA ACGAGGTCCTCCCCGCAGTCGACGAGTTCTGCGCCGGCGTTGGCGGTGGCGACGATGACGCCCccgccgaggacgacgagccCAGCGTCACTGCCACCCCCGCCCCTGAGCCCACCGACTCTCccgccgaggatgatgacgacgaggacgacgaggacgtcGAGCCAACCCCTACCGGCTCCTTCGtttccaacatcacccctgcccccaccagcaacaccaccatccctcctcccgttgaggagaccaccacccctcctcccgtcaCTGCTGGCGCCGCCGCTGTTGGATACATTGGCTCTTTGGGCATGCTCGCTCTCGGTGCCATTGCTGCTCTCTAA
- a CDS encoding hypothetical protein (COG:S; EggNog:ENOG503NVSA), with the protein MDFWSRLLAHTPLSSASSRKDFAKDPARRLHRFEKEYSQLLHTWRHSSNLAHDDEAAEQIEIRLQELTSLLSDESRRPLPHPCISFAAAKQVYIPVAKIATSSYNEWIIKEAVLFFATLIESEEEAFVENDNFSGSLTNLLVRITGANSIRLSAEIEARIVELAFNITTKIRLNPEILPAWFKSHHHGPHDAKHIDDHDKFTGKTQKQDFPLFYLLMDYIHHEGKVGDFARTGLLYIIEAASSSVLLEQWIVESDLSTLMATGLGALYSQLSRKLVIDHPSNEVPPCLALSDYEHPKSNYEIVSSCSPEFLSHVDTFLSHLLFWQDVLNHCKSVEVKSTLLEHFQVIFLQQLLYPSLLESSDVDGGSSVAVLTYLRRILESVDHPDMINLILHYLLALPDVVSPAPADSGDIVSAARKRKSLDLATMMASKSEEAADPLLFNLVDLIRACLRSQNHQTVHVTLQLVSTILKRHHRYAVTTLLDTEGVLDESHHRTAGAQAQEIDYLMALAGTIGGDDTFNELYENLLRDTLGRVENHPCSTPLITPKTSTNNHQLPAVPDSLPSAPRSVRSHTLRPEDPLLNIMLDRLETFFTNPVETNLCLTEAVIDLAVCGYMHLEGWFLRSPQSYHFDEDDEEDEELPLPDPSLDPESQEYAEYVQMQQLKECRRRPKWNQSSLPRLLKVLQLLCDQVEAYREQVPRFDDLLQQRREAFQIADHAPPIPTPSRARTPSSQAPTVAGTPSIEKGMFDEARNPSRERPSGLEVFAQRILSELGTPSRSGSPRGRKETRRVASERVVPMNDATLLRTPIPNRSFSPTSVASAPAPISWDNRGDILNSQAKAFQAIDQSILARRIGIPEVKPPVEPITLSYDRKPAIVSADSAEGGEDASDDAEGEGEGGGEDALLAPSEDGETDAGTVVEEKTVSVSHVLTNVVLLQSFLFEMASVVQVRAGLFDEVRYT; encoded by the exons ATGGATTTT TGGTCGCGCCTCCTAGCACACACGCCGCTGTCGTCGGCAAGCTCCCGGAAGGACTTCGCAAAGGATCCTGCCCGTCGCCTACACCGTTTCGAGAAGGAATACAGTCAGCTATTG CACACATGGCGtcactcctccaacctcgcccacgATGATGAAGCCGCCGAACAAATCGAGATCAGACTCCAAGAATTGACAAGTCTCCTCAGTGACGAGTCCAGAcgtcccctcccacatccaTGTATTTCCTTTGCTGCTGCAAAGCAAGTTTATATCCCGGTGGCCAAAATCGCCACCAGCTCCTATAACGAATGGATCATCAAGGAGGCAGTGCTCTTCTTCGCGACGCTGATCGAaagcgaggaggaagcctTTGTGGAGAACGACAACTTCTCCGGCAGCTTGACGAATCTGCTGGTGCGCATAACTGGCGCAAACAGCATACGCCTCAGTGCCGAGATTGAGGCCCGTATCGTTGAACTGGCTTTCAACATCACGACTAAGATCCGTCTGAATCCCGAGATACTGCCCGCCTGGTTCAagtcccaccaccacggtcCACATGATGCCAAACATATTGACGACCATGATAAGTTCACGGGGAAGACCCAAAAACAGGACTTCCCCCTCTTTTATCTGTTGATGGACTACATCCATCATGAGGGCAAGGTGGGTGACTTTGCCAGGACCGGCCTGCTTTATATCATCGAAGCGGCATCAAGCTCGGTTCTGCTCGAACAGTGGATTGTCGAGAGCGATTTGTCAACGCTCATGGCCACGGGATTGGGCGCTCTGTATAGTCAACTGAGCCGCAAGCTCGTGATCGACCACCCAAGCAACGAAGTGCCCCCTTGTCTTGCATTATCTGACTACGAACATCCGAAATCAAACTACGAAATTGTGAGCTCCTGCTCACCCGAGTTTTTATCTCATGTGGACACATTTCTCTCCCATTTGCTCTTCTGGCAGGATGTTCTGAATCATTGTAAGTCTGTCGAAGTCAAATCGACCTTGTTGGAGCACTTCCAAGTCATCTTTCTGCAGCAACTGTT ATACCCTTCGCTGCTTGAGTCTTCCGATGTGGACGGTGGCTCGTCGGTGGCCGTCTTGACTTATCTTCGCCGCATTTTGGAATCTGTTGATCATCCCGACATGATCAACCTCATTCTTCACTACCTTCTTGCTTTACCCGACGTTGTATCGCCCGCACCTGCTGATTCTGGCGACATTGTCAGCGCTGCTCGGAAACGTAAATCACTGGACCTGGCTACCATGATGGCCTCCAAAAGCGAGGAGGCAGCTGACCCCTTGCTCTTCAACCTTGTTGACCTTATACGCGCCTGTCTCCGTTCTCAGAATCATCAAACTGTTCATGTGACTCTCCAACTTGTATCGACGATTCTTAAGAGACATCACCGATACGCAGTCACCACACTCCTCGACACAGAAGGTGTGCTCGATGAGTCTCACCACCGAACAGCCGGAGCCCAGGCGCAAGAAATTGACTATCTGATGGCACTGGCTGGTACCATTGGCGGCGATGACACTTTTAACGAGCTCTACGAGAACCTACTCAGGGACACATTGGGACGTGTAGAAAACCACCCCTGCTCAACGCCGTTGATCACGCCCAAGACTTCAACAAATAACCACCAATTACCCGCCGTGCCAGACAGTCTTCCCAGTGCACCTCGGAGCGTCCGATCACATACCCTTCGCCCAGAAGACCCTCTACTAAACATAATGCTTGACCGGCTCGAAACGTTTTTCACCAACCCGGTGGAAACCAACCTATGCCTGACGGAAGCCGTTATCGACCTTGCTGTGTGCGGCTACATGCATCTAGAAGGGTGGTTCTTGAGAAGCCCACAAAGCTACCAtttcgacgaggatgacgaggaagacgaggagtTGCCTCTTCCTGACCCGTCCCTGGATCCCGAGTCCCAGGAATACGCCGAATACGTCCAAATGCAGCAGCTGAAGGAGTGCCGGCGGCGTCCCAAGTGGAACCAGTCAAGCCTTCCCCGCTTGCTCAAGgttctccagcttctttgCGACCAGGTTGAGGCATACCGGGAGCAAGTTCCACGATTTGATGACCTGCTTCAGCAACGCCGAGAGGCTTTCCAGATTGCTGATCACGCTCCTCCTATTCCTACCCCGTCCCGGGCTAGAACCCCGTCTTCCCAAGCACCGACAGTCGCGGGCACACCGTCCATTGAAAAGGGCATGTTTGACGAGGCTCGCAACCCATCTAGGGAGCGACCTTCTGGCCTCGAGGTGTTTGCCCAGCGCATATTGTCTGAGCTCGGTACACCCAGTCGCTCAGGCAGTCCCCGTGGCAGGAAGGAGACCAGACGGGTGGCTTCAGAACGGGTTGTACCGATGAACGATGCCACGCTTCTCCGAACACCTATCCCCAACCGGTCCTTCTCGCCCACCAGCGTAGCAAGTGCCCCGGCGCCTATATCGTGGGATAACCGGGGCGATATCCTCAACTCGCAAGCCAAGGCTTTCCAGGCGATTGATCAGAGTAtcttggcgaggaggattggAATCCCGGAGGTCAAGCCGCCAGTGGAGCCAATTACATTGAGCTATGATAGGAAACCAGCTATTGTCTCGGCCGACTCtgcggagggcggggaggatgcATCTGATGACGCtgaaggtgaaggtgaaggaggcggggaggatgcATTGTTGGCACCGTCTGAGGACGGGGAGACGGATGCGGGGACCGTcgtggaggagaagacggTGTCGGTATCACATGTGCTGACGAAtgtggtgctgctgcagaGCTTTTTGTTTGAGATGGCGAGCGTGGTGCAGGTGAGGGCTGGGTTGTTTGATGAGGTGAGGTATACTTGA
- a CDS encoding hypothetical protein (COG:G; EggNog:ENOG503P0Y5), whose amino-acid sequence MGFFTRSKKAKKDTPKPPSKHQSSRASGQHQLPPPPPSATPASPHLQHGRPYLPSSPQFQPAGLLPPPSGWEPYQLPYPSPPIIVNQHHYYLGPPPPLPPRDDHSSRSQPSGSNNKLNLDSAVDLAKNLCQEAGITKMFDSALSQSPLSSYGAELVDQSNALLNQVSNQFNDVLTMIDRDHYSSHEKEILAWQPQQPPQSQELVRVSDSSLSEKSMHKPPKRSHKRDHPKGQTTAAATVVSGSIFSKVELYANSRLPMNLQPLKLYIPTYPLLCLAAQYSERVYDKPEGAESDAHVDADWRAGTKAMVIKSMPMDYMNTIVFSIRGTATFMDWTVNLKTDPASPSGFLDDPHNLCHSGFLSVARKMVIPVARRLRQLLEEDPNRASYSLLITGHSAGGAVASLLYMHMLSTSKAAESELNIVAGFFKRIHCITFGTPPISLRPLTKPEDYERRPQLRKSLFLSFVNEGDPVARADTAYVKSLLELFVAPAPPAIISSRDAANKKVRTKEKAPSKSSKSSSGPIWKVPPNRLSSAGRIVVLRSGDPKARSKGKKKTVEERLNEGVVAQITSDEQLRGVIWGDPVAHVMRLYAGRIETLAVGAVTGRGY is encoded by the exons ATGGGCTTCTTTACGCGCTCCAAGAAAGCGAAGAAGGACACCCCAAAGCCCCCATCTAAACATCAGTCCAGTCGAGCCTCTGGTCAACACCAattacctccccctcctccatcagcaaCACCGGCCTCACCACACTTGCAACATGGCCGGCCATAccttccatcatctcctcaaTTCCAGCCCGCTGGCTTgctccctccaccttctGGCTGGGAACCTTATCAGCTACCATacccatcccctcccatcatTGTGAATCAACATCACTATTATCTTGGTCCGCCACCGCCATTACCACCTCGCGACGACCATTCATCCCGATCTCAACCAAGTGGTAGTAATAACAAGCTCAACCTCGACTCGGCTGTCGATTTGGCAAAGAACCTCTGCCAAGAGGCTGGGATCACCAAGATGTTTGACAGTGCTCTTTCACAATCTCCATTATCTAGCTACGGGGCTGAGCTGGTTGACCAGAGCAATGCCCTCTTGAACCAAGTTTCCAACCAGTTCAATGATGTCTTGACCATGATTGATCGAGACCATTACTCGAGCCACGAAAAGGAGATTCTCGCTTGGCAGCCACAGCAACCACCTCAATCACAGGAGCTTGTACGGGTTTCAGACTCCTCGCTGAGCGAGAAGAGCATGCACAAACCACCCAAAAGAAGTCACAAAAGGGATCACCCCAAGGGACAGacaacagcggcagcaacagTTGTCTCGGGAAGCATTTTCTCCAAGGTGGAACTGTATGCGAACTCGAGGCTGCCTATGAACCTGCAGCCTCTCAAGTT ATACATTCCCACCTACCCCTTACTATGCTTGGCAGCACAGTACTCTGAACGTGTCTACGACAAGCCTGAGGGCGCCGAGAGCGATGCCCATGTCGATGCGGATTGGCGAGCTGGTACAAAAGCCATGGTCATCAAGTCAATGCCGATGGATTACATGAACACAATTGTCTTTTCCATTCGTGGTACGGCAACGTTTATGGATTGGACGGTCAATCTTAAGACCGATCCAGCGTCTCCATCTGGCTTTTTG GATGACCCTCACAACCTTTGCCACTCCGGCTTCCTTTCGGTCGCTCGCAAAATGGTGATTCCTGTcgcccgccgcctccggcAGCTGCTTGAGGAGGACCCAAACCGTGCTTCTTACTCGCTCTTGATCACAGGTCACAGCGCAGGAGGAGCTGTCGCTTCCCTCCTCTACATGCACATGTTGTCCACTTCCAAGGCGGCAGAGAGCGAGTTGAACATCGTCGCCGGGTTCTTCAAGCGCATTCACTGCATCACCTTTGGGACACCGCCGATCAGCCTTCGACCGCTCACCAAGCCCGAGGACTACGAGCGTCGCCCTCAGCTCAGAAAGAGCTTGTTTCTCAGCTTTGTCAACGAAGGTGACCCGGTGGCGAGAGCAGACACGGCCTATGTCAAGAGTTTATTGGAGCTTTTCGTTGCCCCTGCGCCGCCTGCCATCATAAGCTCTCGAGATGCTGCGAATAAGAAGGTCCGCACGAAAGAGAAGGCTCCCAGCAAGAGCTCGAAATCCTCTTCTGGTCCGATCTGGAAGGTGCCGCCCAACAGACTGAGCAGTGCCGGCCGaattgtggtgttgaggtccGGGGATCCAAAAGCCAGGtcaaagggaaagaaaaagacggtAGAGGAGCGCCTGAACGAGGGTGTGGTTGCTCAAATCACGTCTGATGAGCAACTACGGGGTGTAATCTGGGGTGATCCTGTCGCTCACGTCATGAGACTGTACGCTGGCAGGATCGAGACGCTTGCTGTCGGTGCTGTCACCGGGCGAGGATACTGA
- the HRT2 gene encoding Hairy/enhancer-of-split with YRPW motif protein 2 (COG:S; EggNog:ENOG503NVVV), whose protein sequence is MDLDPKIPQYSTGDPNSFGWQTGRRRWPIIITQAIDDAYRAVAHCPDPEKQTEGKRIVEALTKLKYEVQHDRALTPLPDDGYPDIATYNAELEQLNSPTWLKSPWLYTECYLFRRIATSFALSSHWKNYDVFARQKTSTFRSSRPAVLELAARYKDLMSQLQNHPDQPREAQELLFAEMAEICLWGNATDLSLLTSLTYEDIQALQGSEARKKAEANILVNDLPSCFAHLLEAKQSGKKERRVDIVLDNAGFELFVDLVLAGYLLSAGLATHVVLHPKSIPWFVSDVLPSDFAALLNALAAPRWFYETPSGEEELQGKTPEKLSDKEVEELGFLFQEWSRFHAEGQLVLRPNRVWTGPGSFWRLPEEAPELVEDLKGSEVVIFKGDLNYRKLVGDAAWDPTTPFTEAIGPLGPGSGLNILALRTCKADVVVGLPPGKDEELKALEDGGGDSGARKWAWNGKWAVVSFSKGS, encoded by the exons ATGGATCTAGACCCAAAGATTC CGCAATACTCAACTGGCGACCCCAACTCCTTTGGTTGGCAAAccggaagaagaagatggcccatcatcatc ACCCAAGCCATAGACGACGCCTACCGCGCAGTAGCCCACTGCCCCGACCCCGAAAAGCAAACCGAAGGTAAGCGCATCGTCGAAGCGCTCACCAAACTTAAATACGAAGTCCAGCACGACCgcgccctcacccccctccccgacgaTGGCTATCCCGATATAGCCACCTACAACGCCGAGCTCGAACAGCTCAACTCCCCAACCTGGCTGAAATCCCCCTGGCTCTACACCGAATGCTACCTCTTCCGGCGCATTgccacctccttcgcccTGTCCAGCCACTGGAAAAACTACGATGTATTCGCCCGCCAAAAAACCTCCACCTTCCGCTCCTCCCGCCCCGCCGTCCTCGAGCTCGCCGCCAGATACAAGGACTTGATGTCCCagctccaaaaccaccccgACCAGCCCCGCGAGGCGCAGGAGTTGCTCTTCGCCGAAATGGCCGAAATCTGCCTCTGGGGCAACGCCACTGACCTATCTCTGCTCACGTCCCTCACGTACGAAGACATCCAAGCCCTCCAAGGGAGCGAAGCCCGCAAGAAGGCAGAGGCCAACATCCTGGTCAACGACCTCCCGTCTTGCTTCGCCCACCTTCTCGAAGCGAAACAATCCGGCAAGAAAGAACGTCGGGTCgacatcgtcctcgacaaTGCTGGCTTTGAGCTGTTTGTTGATCTCGTCTTGGCTGGGTACCTCCTCTCTGCTGGATTGGCCACACATGTCGTCTTACATCCAAAGTCAATCCCCTGGTTTGTCTCGGATGTTTTGCCGTCCGACTTTGCCGCTTTGTTGAACGCGCTGGCGGCGCCGAGGTGGTTTTACGAGACGCcctctggggaggaggagctacAAGGGAAGACGCCAGAGAAGTTATCTGacaaggaggtggaggagttggggttcTTGTTCCAGGAGTGGAGCAGGTTCCATGCTGAGGGGCAGTTGGTCTTGAGGCCAAACAGAGTGTGGACCGGACCGGGTAGCTTCTGGAGACTGCCCGAGGAGGCGCcagagttggtggaggacttGAAGGGGAGCGAGGTGGTGATTTTTAAGGGGGATTTGAACTATAGGAAGCTGGTTGGAGAT GCTGCCTGGGATCCTACTACCCCTTTCACAGAAGCCATCGGTCCTCTTGGTCCTGGCTCTGGGCTCAACATCCTCGCTCTGAGAACGTGCAAGGCCGATGTCGTTGTTGGTCTTCCTCCCGGAAAagacgaggagctcaaggcgctcgaggatggcggtggtgactCTGGAGCGCGCAAGTGGGCTTGGAACGGAAAGTGGGCTGTtgtctccttctccaaggGGTCATGA